One Spiroplasma endosymbiont of Nebria brevicollis DNA window includes the following coding sequences:
- a CDS encoding terminase small subunit, whose translation MQNEKLRTIFNDAKVLREALENYFIHCNEFKEIPTKLGMLIYLDITESTIRNWKQKKRNTFLQQINWAHSQIEHLNLQRYLTSNANTSSWYLERAYVNKYHLSTRIDIKNSDNVAPIQVNLDNKGKNKC comes from the coding sequence GTGCAAAATGAAAAATTAAGAACAATTTTTAATGATGCAAAAGTATTAAGAGAAGCATTAGAAAATTATTTTATTCATTGTAATGAATTTAAAGAAATTCCTACAAAATTAGGAATGTTAATTTATTTAGATATAACTGAAAGTACTATTAGAAATTGAAAACAAAAGAAAAGAAATACTTTTTTACAACAAATAAATTGAGCGCATTCTCAAATTGAACACTTAAATTTACAAAGATATTTAACTTCAAATGCAAATACTTCATCATGATATTTAGAACGTGCTTATGTTAATAAATATCATTTATCTACAAGAATTGATATAAAAAATAGTGATAATGTCGCCCCTATACAAGTTAATCTTGATAATAAAGGTAAAAATAAATGTTAA